The window CGAAAACGTAACCGCTGCGTACGCGGTTGCTTCGCGAGCGCATTCTCTCACGCGCCCGGTTACCGTAGAGGGGGAGTTGGGGTATCTCAAGGGTGCGTCACAAGTGCAGGAATCAGTTGAAATTAGTGCTGCAGACTACACGCAACCCGAGCAGGCGCTGGATTTTGTAACAAAAACGGGCGTGGACCGTTTAGCTGTGGTGTTTGGAAATATCCACGGGATTGTAACCAAACAGGAGGAAAAACTCGATATTGCTCACTTTTCACGCATTGTAGCGGTGGCGCCACAACCATTCTATGTACTTCACGGCGCTTCAGGGTTGCCCGACGAGCAAATAAAGGCGGCGCTTGCGGCGGGTGTTTCAAATGTACATTTTAATACCGAGCTTCGCGTGGCGTATCAGAAAGAATTAAAAGAAGAACTCATACAGAATCCGAACGAGACAACGCCGTATAAGTATCTTGCAGATGCGGCGGCGGCAGTAGAGGAGATTGTGACGCAAAAAACAAAGCTCTTCACGAACTCGTAGTTTTATGGTATAGTGCTGGTGAAGGGAGGTGAGACGATGGCGACAGAGAAAGTTGCCGCACACACGCATGCGGGCAACTGTCTGCATTGCGGGGAGGAGGGAGTTCTACTGTACTCCTGCTCGCGATGTGGCACGAGCAAGTGCGAGAACTGCCTGCAAGGTGATACTCGCGCGTGCCCAGAGTGTCGTGTGCTGTGGGCGCACGCTGCCGAATTCACGGCGGCGACACCCTAGGCCTCACATGAGGCTGCAAACCGGGTCCAGAGAGGCCCGGTTTTCCTTTGGTTTTTTGCTATTTGTTGACAGTAGAAATAGAAAAGAGTAGACAGGATGGAATACTAACTGACGCTCCTGCGTTGGCATTGCATGCTATCCGTTGGCACGCACAGCATGACGCATGAGTTTTGTGTCCGGAATTTATGTTGCCACGCACGAATGTATTCACTCCACGCACGTTGCGAACTCGCAGCGCCGCTCTTCTCGCCGCCCTCATGCTCCTTGGCGGCTTTTTTGTACCTTTGTCCGCGAATGCGGTGCACACGCATAGTGTTGTAGCTTCTCCAGCTATTGAAACTGGTAGCACCGCAACGACATACACATTTTCTGTCACCAACGATGGAACAGATTCTATAAATCGAGTGCAGATAACGAAGCCGGTTGATTTCTCTGGACTCTCATGCGGTGCCGCTCCATCGGGCTGGGCGATTAGCACGGCAACGGGAACTATGTGTGAGTACACTGATGGCATCTCCGATGCGATCGACTCTGGAGAAACGTTGCCATTTACTATCGATGTTACCACTGCGGTGCTTGCCGGTACCTATGGATGGACGGTTCAAACGCAGGATTTATTGTTTGGCGCAGACGTGTCCACGGTAAATGTCGATATTGATACGACCGCCCCCACCGCAGCCATCACCTATAGTGATGCCGATGGCCGAGTGAAGGCCGGTGATTCTCTCACCATT of the Candidatus Paceibacterota bacterium genome contains:
- a CDS encoding class II fructose-bisphosphate aldolase, producing MREARERGQAIGHFNFATADVLRAIAVGAQKAGASCVMVGTSEKEADFLGMAQAVALVRALEQELSFPIFLNADHFKSAERCFAAIDAGYDSVIIDTSRLSYDENVTAAYAVASRAHSLTRPVTVEGELGYLKGASQVQESVEISAADYTQPEQALDFVTKTGVDRLAVVFGNIHGIVTKQEEKLDIAHFSRIVAVAPQPFYVLHGASGLPDEQIKAALAAGVSNVHFNTELRVAYQKELKEELIQNPNETTPYKYLADAAAAVEEIVTQKTKLFTNS